GGCTGATAGGAGGGCCGCCGAACGTCTATGCCGGTGATGCGCCCGAGGCCGAACTGGAGGAGGTTCTGCGGCGCGCATTCCTGCCGACGGACCACATGACGTTGAACCTCAACACCCTGCTTCTGGAAATCGGCGGGCGCCGCATTCTGCTTGAGGCCGGTGCGGGTGGAACGATGGGACCGAACGGCGGGCGCCTGTTCGAAAATCTCGCTGCGATGGGTCTGTCTGCCGACGATATCGACACGATCGTGATATCGCATACCCATCCCGACCATGTCGGCAATCTGCGTCATGCTGATGGCGGCCGTGCCTTCCCGCGCGCGACTGTCATGGTGCCGCGCGCGGATTGGGCGTTTTTCGTCGAGGGCGAGCCGGACCTCTCCTACATGCCGGTGCCGGAGGAGTTTCGGCGACATTTCGCGGCCAATATCAAGGAGAGCTTGGAGCCTGTCACGAACGACATCGAATTCTACGAGGCGGGCGATGAAATCATGCCGGGTCTGTCTACGATCGCCGCCGCCGGTCACACACCGGGAATGGCGACGTTCCTCGTCCACTCCGGCAACGACCAGCTTCTCCTGACCGCCGACCTCGCCTACCATCCGGTCGTCAACATCGACCGGCCATGGCGACCGGGTCCGGATCGCGACCAGGAAACGGCTGCAGCGTCGCGTCGACGCATCTTCGACCAGGCAGCCAGCGACCGGATGTTGGTCCTCGGCTTCCACTATCCCTTTCCCGGTCTCGGCCGGATCCTGCGCACCGATACCGGCTACGCGTGGGTTCCCGCTGGCTGGCAGTTTTGACCACAGGCGATAGCGGCGGAAATCCGTTGCAAAACGAAACTATGAAGATTGATGGGCGCAGCGCATTCGGCGCGGCTGGCGCAACTGACCCAGCCTATGCTCAGGATGGCGCATAGGCACCCGCGTCGCCCCACCTGTTTCACGCATTAGATCGGGCCGTTGCGAAGCGTCACGCAGCTACGGCCCGGCTTCGACGAAGATCTGTAGTATCGGCGCGGCGGCGCGGCGGCGCACCAAAGAGCCTTCTTGTATCCACGCGAATTCGTCCTGCGGGCAGCCGAACGTCAACTCTCCGGGAGATGGCGTTCGCTCCTCAACGACCGACATGAGGGCGCAACACGGATGGCCTCAGCGCAGATTGTCGACCAGGAAATCCACGAAGACGCGAACGCGGGCCGGGATGTTGCCGCCGCCGACAAAGACGGCATGGATATGCTCGACATCGCCCGGATTATAGTCCTCAAGCAGCGGGACGAGTCGGCCGTTTTCGATCTCGGGCACGACGCCGAACCTGCCAACGCGGGTGATCCCGACGCCCTGCGCGGCGAGTTCACCCAGGGTCTCGCCATTGTTCGCCTCGATCGTGCCCTTCACCGACAGCGCAAAATCCTCTCCGTCGCGGCGAAACGGCCAGATCGGCTCCACACGGCGGAAATTGAAGTTGAGGCAGTTGTGATGGTGAAGGTCCTCCGGCACACGCGGCGTGCCGGCGCGCGCCAGATAGTCCGGCGAGGCAACGATCACGCGGCGTGTCTCGCCCAGCCTGCGCGCCATGAGCCCGCTGTCGGCGAGCGGCCCGAAGCGGATCGCCACATCCGCCTGGCCGCCCGCCACGTCGACCAGCGTGTCCGTCAGGGCGATATCGACGAGGATATGTGGGTAAAGCCGCACGAATTCGCCGAGCAAAGGCACTACGCATAGACGGCCGTGCGATTGCGCCGCGCTGACCCGGAGCCGTCCGCGCGGCGCTCCCTGGTCGGCGATCTGCTGCTCGGCGTCATTCAGGTCAGCCAGGATGCGTCGCGCGGCCTGGAGATAGGAGCGTCCCTCCGCCGTCAGGATCAGCGCGCGCGTCGAGCGCAGCAACAACCGTACGCCGAGTCGTGTCTCGATCCGGTCGATCGTCCGGCTGACCGCGGAGGGGGTGAGGTCGAGCTGGCGGCCGGCGGCCGAGAAGCTGCCGAGGTCCACCACCGCCATGAATATCTCCAGGGCGCGCGCACGATCCACCCCGTCCATCGCTTTTGCGTGCATGACAAAAATCCTTCGTTTCGCGAGACGCTATTCTCCGGCAGCTCCAGCGTCCATCTATGCGTCTGCATCGCAACCGGAAAGGTAGACCATGGAGTATAGGCAATTGGGGGCGTCCGGCCTGCGGGTGCCGGCGCTGAGTTTCGGCACCGGCACCTTCGGCGGCAAGGGACCGCTGTTCAGCGCCTGGGGACAGAGCGACGCCGCCGAGGCGCGGCGGCTGATCGACATCTGCCTGGACGCAGGCGTCACGCTGTTCGACACCGCCGACGTCTATTCGAACGGCGCGTCCGAGGAGGTGTTGGGCGAGGCCATCAAGGGTCGGCGTGACGCGGTGCTCATTTCGACCAAGACCGGCCTGCCGATGGGTGACGGTCCGCTGGACTGGGGCGTATCGCGCGCGCGGCTGATCCGCGCGGTTGAGGAAGCGCTGCGACGGCTGGGCACCGATCACATCGATCTGCTCCAGCTCCACGCATTCGATGCATCCACCCCCGTGGAGGAACTGATGGGCACGCTCGACCTGCTGATCGCGGCGGGCAAGCTTCGCTATGCCGGCGTTTCCAACTATCCCGGCTGGCAGATCATGAAGGCACAGGCGGTCGCAGATCGGCAGGGCTTACCGCGCCTTGTCGCGCATCAGGTCTATTACTCACTGATCGGTCGCGCCTATGAGGCGGAGCTGATGCCGCTCGCCGCCGATCAGGGAGTGGGCGCGCTCGTGTGGAGCCCGCTCGGTTGGGGCCGGCTAACCGGCAGGATCGGGCGCGGCCGCCCGATCCCGGAAGGCAGCCGCCTTCACGAGACCGAACAGTTCGCCCCGCCTGTCGCGGAGGAACATCTCTACCGGGTGATCGATGCGCTGGAAGACATCGCACGGGAGACGGGCAAGACCGTGCCGCAGATCGCGATCAACTGGCTGCTCCAGCGCCCGACCGTCTCGTCGGTCATTATCGGCGCGCGCAACGAGGAGCAGCTTCACCAGAACCTCGCAGCCGTGGGCTGGAAGCTCTCCTCCGAGCAGATGGCCGCGCTCGATGACGCCAGCGACCTTCTGCCACCCTATCCCCATACACCCTATCGGCAGCAGGAGGGCTTCGCCCGCCTCAACCCGCCGATGGTCTGACCCGACCCTGACCCGACAAGGAATTCCAGCCATGAAACTTAATCCCGGGCTGATCGCCCTATCGGTCGGCGCCTTCGGCATCGGCGTGACGGAATTCGCTCCGATGGGGCTGCTGCCGGTCATCGCGACCGACCTCGGCGTTTCCATCCCTGCCGCGGGGCTGCTGATCAGCGCCTATGCGCTGGGCGTGATGATCGGCGCGCCGCTGATGACGCTCACCACCGGCCGCGTGCCGCGCCGCACGCTGCTGATCCTGCTTGCCGGCATCTTCACGCTCGGCAATCTGCTGGCGGCGATCTCGACCGGCTACGGCATGCTTCTGGCAGCGCGGATCGTCACCTCCCTCAACCACGGCGCCTTCTTTGGCGTCGGATCGATCGTGGCGGCCAGTCTGGTGCCGCCCGAGCGCAGGGCCGGCGCGGTCGCGGCAATGTTCATGGGGCTGACCATCGCCAATGTCGTCGGCGTGCCGATCGCGACCTGGGCAGGCGAGCATCTCGGCTGGCGGACGGCCTTCTGGGGCATTGCCGGGCTCGGCGTCGCCACCATGGCCGCGCTTCGACTGACGTTGCCGACGCTGCCCGCGCCGAAGGGCGGCAACGCGCTCGCCGAACTGCGCGTGCTGACGCGCGGACAGGTGCTGGGCGCGCTCGCGCTCACCGTCATCGGTTCGACCGCGATGTTCACCGTCTTCACCTATATCGCGCCTATCCTGCGCGAAGCGACGCATGCTTCGCTCGGCTTCATAACTGCGATGCTCGTGACCTATGGCCTGGGGCTGACCGTGGGCAACTGGCTCGGCGGCCGCTTTGCCGACCGATCGGTCGACCGTACGCTGATCGTGACGCTGGGTGGTCTGACAGCGATCCTCATCGCCTTTGCGATGTTGATGCCTTTTGCGGCGCCGACCCCGATCATCATCTTCCTCTGGGGTGTGGCGAGCTTCGCGCTGGTACCGCCGCTTCAGGTCCGGGTCATGTCGGCAGCAGCCGACGCACCCAATCTGGCCTCGTCGGTCAATATCGGCGCGTTCAACCTGGGCAATGCGATCGGCGCTGCTCTGGGTGGTGGTGTAATCGCGTCCGGGCTTGGCTATCCCGCCGTGGCGCTGGCGGGCGCGGCGACCTCGGCCATCGGGCTGGGTGCTGTTCTGTTCGCGGTCCGCAGGACGCCCGTGCCGGACGAACAGCAGCTTTGCAGCACCTGAAATACGACCCCTGCCGAGATCGATCCCATGCGTGAAGGCGAGTTCCTGACCGAGCCGGCGGCCTGCTTCGAAATTGATGCCGTTCGCACTTGCGACAGCCGGCTTCAGGCCTTGCGTGCTTCGATTGTGCCGCACAGGTGCTTGACGAGAAACTCGAACTTCTGCCGGGTGACGGAAAGGTTGGTCTTCAGGGTGGCATGGTCGTCGTTCGGCGACAGGAGCAGTTCGAAGTGTTTTCCGGCGGCCTGTAGCGCGGCCGCGAGCTGAAGCGTGAGGGCGGGATGCACGTTCTCGTCCATGTCCCCGTGGCCGAGAAGCAGGGCGCCTTCGAGCCTGTGGGCCAAATGCCGGTTGGCGGCCGCGTCATAGGACGTGCTGCCGTCCGCATTGACGATCAACTCCCCCTGCCATTTCTCCGGCCAGCAGCGATTATAGCCGCTCAGATCGTGGCTGCCGGCGGTGGCGACGGCGACTCTGTAGACTTCCGGGTGCGCGAGGATGCCTCTTGCCGCTGCGTGCCCGCCGGCGGAATGGCCCATGATGGCAACGCGCGACAGGTCGAGGTAAGGCCGCGCCGCGGCCAGTTCGCGAAGTGCGGCGACATGGTCGGTGAGGTATCCTGGATTGCCGAGATTGCCGTGACACAGATCGTGGAACGCCTTCGAGCGGTACGGCGTGCCGCGACCGTCGATCATCACGACGGCCATGCCCAGTTCGGTGATGGCCCGCGCGATGGCGACCTTCGAGAGTTCGTCGACCGGAAAGGCGGAACGCGGCGCCTGGATGCATTGGGGACCCGGATAGACCAGGTCCACGACGGGGTAGCGCTTCGCCGGATCGAAATTCTCCGGCAGCCAAAGCACGCCGAATATGCGCGTCTTCCCGTCGGCGGAATATGCGGACAGGCGCTCGGGAAACGTCAGCTCCTCGTCGCACTCGCCGTGTTCCAACTCGGCCACGAGCGCTCCGTCGTCGACGCTGCGCAAGAGGCTGCGACCCAGATCGTCGAAACCGGCGCTCATGTGCACGAGATAGCGCCCGTCAGGCGAAACGGCGGCAGGCGCGGAGCCGAGCGTCGCCTGTTCCCCGACGATATCGGGCCATCCCACAGCGCGCATCGTTGCCGAATGATCGACCGCCTCCGGCGTCAGGATCCGGACTTCACCGCCATCGAGCGACGCCGAACAGATGCGCCTCAGATACGGATCGCCTCCGGCCTCGTCGCTGCCTGCCAGGAAGATCGCCCGTCGGCGCACCGTGTCGACGTGCAAGAGGTCGCAGACCGGCCACGGGCCGCTCGTAATGGCCGTCTTGCGCGCGCCCGTCGACAGGTCGTGCAGATAGAGATGCCCCCATCCCTCGCATTGCGAGAACCATACGATTTCGTCAGACCGGTCGAGGATGCGGATGTTCGGCATCGCTCCATAGGCGACGTTGACGTCGACGAAGGTGTTCGACGTCTCCGACAGGATCCGCCGCTCCTCACCGGTTGCCGCGTCGATTCCGACCAGTGTGATGTCGCGCTCGAAGCGGTCGTGATCCAGAAAGAAGACTTCGCTTCCGTCCGAACGCCACCACGCCTCGCGCTTCTCGATCCCACTCGTTTCGGTGACGTGCACGGGCGGCGCGCGATGGGAGACGATCGTACCGTCCACGACGTCGATGATCGCCTGATGCGCCATGGGAAGCTCGCTGTCGCCGGCATAGGCGTTGCGCAGCTCGTGCAATATCGGCGCCGGACTTCCGTCCTCGGGCACATGCTGGACCAGCGGCACGCGCCGGACGCGCCTTTCATCCAGTTGGTAGGTGAAGATTTTTCTCGAATCCGGGGACCACAGCACGATCGGCGGCAGCTCGATGCCACGCCGGGCGAGATACAGCGTTTCGAGGCTCTGGTCGGGAGACTTGGCCCATTCGAAATGAGGTTGGGCGCTTCGTGTGAGGCGACATTCGCCGCTTCCATCCAGCGCGCGCACCCACAGATCGCCCTCCCGGCAGACGATGGCGAACCTGCCGTCGGGCGACCGTGCCTCGTTCACGGCGCTGGCGCGACCGGGCCGGTCCTCGATCCGGTGGCCATCGAAGGTCCAGACCCGCCCGTTCTGTGCGACCGTCACGTGGTCCGCATCGACCGACAGGATTTCGAGGCTCTGGAAATCAACACCGTCCGGCAGGAGCCGACGCAG
This portion of the Mesorhizobium sp. CAU 1732 genome encodes:
- a CDS encoding aldo/keto reductase, producing the protein MEYRQLGASGLRVPALSFGTGTFGGKGPLFSAWGQSDAAEARRLIDICLDAGVTLFDTADVYSNGASEEVLGEAIKGRRDAVLISTKTGLPMGDGPLDWGVSRARLIRAVEEALRRLGTDHIDLLQLHAFDASTPVEELMGTLDLLIAAGKLRYAGVSNYPGWQIMKAQAVADRQGLPRLVAHQVYYSLIGRAYEAELMPLAADQGVGALVWSPLGWGRLTGRIGRGRPIPEGSRLHETEQFAPPVAEEHLYRVIDALEDIARETGKTVPQIAINWLLQRPTVSSVIIGARNEEQLHQNLAAVGWKLSSEQMAALDDASDLLPPYPHTPYRQQEGFARLNPPMV
- a CDS encoding MBL fold metallo-hydrolase translates to MLTALAGATGTIFGLSHSGAAFAQVGAPSPAALVGNAGHYRFQVGDIAATVLSDGLIGGPPNVYAGDAPEAELEEVLRRAFLPTDHMTLNLNTLLLEIGGRRILLEAGAGGTMGPNGGRLFENLAAMGLSADDIDTIVISHTHPDHVGNLRHADGGRAFPRATVMVPRADWAFFVEGEPDLSYMPVPEEFRRHFAANIKESLEPVTNDIEFYEAGDEIMPGLSTIAAAGHTPGMATFLVHSGNDQLLLTADLAYHPVVNIDRPWRPGPDRDQETAAASRRRIFDQAASDRMLVLGFHYPFPGLGRILRTDTGYAWVPAGWQF
- a CDS encoding prolyl oligopeptidase family serine peptidase, yielding MIIGEDLWARVARQLPSELAARMRNLAVEPHWLEGGSRFWYRRDGKDGCEYVLVTAATGRKSPAFDHDALRRLLPDGVDFQSLEILSVDADHVTVAQNGRVWTFDGHRIEDRPGRASAVNEARSPDGRFAIVCREGDLWVRALDGSGECRLTRSAQPHFEWAKSPDQSLETLYLARRGIELPPIVLWSPDSRKIFTYQLDERRVRRVPLVQHVPEDGSPAPILHELRNAYAGDSELPMAHQAIIDVVDGTIVSHRAPPVHVTETSGIEKREAWWRSDGSEVFFLDHDRFERDITLVGIDAATGEERRILSETSNTFVDVNVAYGAMPNIRILDRSDEIVWFSQCEGWGHLYLHDLSTGARKTAITSGPWPVCDLLHVDTVRRRAIFLAGSDEAGGDPYLRRICSASLDGGEVRILTPEAVDHSATMRAVGWPDIVGEQATLGSAPAAVSPDGRYLVHMSAGFDDLGRSLLRSVDDGALVAELEHGECDEELTFPERLSAYSADGKTRIFGVLWLPENFDPAKRYPVVDLVYPGPQCIQAPRSAFPVDELSKVAIARAITELGMAVVMIDGRGTPYRSKAFHDLCHGNLGNPGYLTDHVAALRELAAARPYLDLSRVAIMGHSAGGHAAARGILAHPEVYRVAVATAGSHDLSGYNRCWPEKWQGELIVNADGSTSYDAAANRHLAHRLEGALLLGHGDMDENVHPALTLQLAAALQAAGKHFELLLSPNDDHATLKTNLSVTRQKFEFLVKHLCGTIEARKA
- a CDS encoding LysR family transcriptional regulator, which gives rise to MHAKAMDGVDRARALEIFMAVVDLGSFSAAGRQLDLTPSAVSRTIDRIETRLGVRLLLRSTRALILTAEGRSYLQAARRILADLNDAEQQIADQGAPRGRLRVSAAQSHGRLCVVPLLGEFVRLYPHILVDIALTDTLVDVAGGQADVAIRFGPLADSGLMARRLGETRRVIVASPDYLARAGTPRVPEDLHHHNCLNFNFRRVEPIWPFRRDGEDFALSVKGTIEANNGETLGELAAQGVGITRVGRFGVVPEIENGRLVPLLEDYNPGDVEHIHAVFVGGGNIPARVRVFVDFLVDNLR
- a CDS encoding MFS transporter — translated: MKLNPGLIALSVGAFGIGVTEFAPMGLLPVIATDLGVSIPAAGLLISAYALGVMIGAPLMTLTTGRVPRRTLLILLAGIFTLGNLLAAISTGYGMLLAARIVTSLNHGAFFGVGSIVAASLVPPERRAGAVAAMFMGLTIANVVGVPIATWAGEHLGWRTAFWGIAGLGVATMAALRLTLPTLPAPKGGNALAELRVLTRGQVLGALALTVIGSTAMFTVFTYIAPILREATHASLGFITAMLVTYGLGLTVGNWLGGRFADRSVDRTLIVTLGGLTAILIAFAMLMPFAAPTPIIIFLWGVASFALVPPLQVRVMSAAADAPNLASSVNIGAFNLGNAIGAALGGGVIASGLGYPAVALAGAATSAIGLGAVLFAVRRTPVPDEQQLCST